A genome region from Musa acuminata AAA Group cultivar baxijiao chromosome BXJ3-5, Cavendish_Baxijiao_AAA, whole genome shotgun sequence includes the following:
- the LOC135638747 gene encoding probable protein phosphatase 2C 30 isoform X2 codes for MVDICCGVVNCGAEAAAMRSAEPGSRGARRRRMEIRRLRFDAESEAPAVEDEPSGKRQRMDGGIAAGSAEKSGSTSGGGSSPQHTVAAPEELDLSDRFPRFGMATVCGRRRDMEDAVSIRPDFVGGDHRIPARHHFFGVFDGHGCSHVASLCKDRMHEVVAEEVETLAPCAGTPSQAWRVAMERSFARMDSEAVDGGGGGGGGGGRPSPDCRCELQPPRCEHVGSTAVVAVIGPTRIVVANCGDSRAVLCRNGAPIPISSDHKPDREDELQRIEAMGGRVIYWDGARVLGVLAMSRAIGDSYLKPYVVSEPEVTVTEREEGDECLILASDGLWDVVSNETACGIARMCLRGGGDDEEEEGGGGGDALCSDAAILLTKLALARQSADNISVVVIDLRSKPKRRRTATATATTTTTWLPCNLDAMIGWWWRKTKERGRGILHKTLLVPK; via the exons ATGGTGGATATCTGTTGTGGCGTGGTGAACTGCGGCGCCGAGGCGGCGGCGATGAGGTCCGCCGAGCCGGGATCGCGAGGGGCCAGGCGGCGCCGGATGGAGATCCGGCGGCTCAGGTTCGACGCGGAGTCGGAGGCACCAGCGGTGGAGGACGAACCAAGTGGAAAGCGGCAGAGGATGGACGGCGGCATCGCTGCCGGGAGCGCGGAGAAATCCGGGTCGACGTCGGGTGGGGGCTCCAGTCCCCAGCATACTGTGGCCGCGCCGGAGGAATTGGATCTGTCCGATCGTTTCCCGAGGTTCGGGATGGCGACGGTATGCGGGCGGCGGAGGGACATGGAGGACGCCGTTTCCATTCGTCCCGATTTCGTTGGGGGAGACCATCGAATACCGGCGAGGCACCATTTCTTTGGCGTCTTTGATGGCCATGGCTGCTCCCAT GTGGCCTCGCTCTGTAAGGATCGGATGCACGAGGTGGTGGCGGAGGAGGTGGAGACGCTGGCGCCGTGTGCCGGCACGCCGTCGCAGGCATGGAGGGTGGCGATGGAGAGGAGCTTCGCCCGGATGGACTCGGAGGCTGTGGACGGtggcggcggaggaggcggcggcggcgggcgaCCGAGCCCGGACTGCCGGTGCGAGCTCCAGCCGCCGAGGTGCGAGCACGTGGGGTCCACCGCCGTAGTCGCCGTCATCGGCCCTACCCGGATCGTCGTCGCCAACTGCGGCGACTCCCGCGCCGTCCTCTGCCGCAACGGCGCGCCCATCCCCATCTCCTCCGATCACAAG CCGGACCGGGAGGACGAGCTGCAGCGAATCGAAGCCATGGGGGGCCGGGTGATCTATTGGGACGGGGCGAGGGTTCTCGGAGTTCTCGCCATGTCTCGAGCCATAG GAGACAGCTATTTGAAGCCGTACGTGGTGTCGGAGCCGGAGGTGACGGTGACGGAGAGGGAGGAGGGCGACGAGTGCCTGATCCTGGCGAGCGACGGGCTGTGGGACGTGGTGAGCAATGAGACTGCCTGTGGCATCGCAAGGATGTGCCTGCGGGGGGGCGGCGAcgacgaagaggaggaaggaggcggCGGTGGTGATGCGTTGTGCTCGGACGCCGCTATATTGCTGACTAAGCTGGCCTTGGCGAGGCAGAGCGCGGATAACATCAGCGTGGTGGTCATCGACCTGCGAAGCAAGCCAAAGCGGAGGaggacggcgacggcgacggcgacgacgacgacgacttg GTTACCTTGCAACTTGGATGCCATGATTGGTTGGTGGTGGAGAAAGACGAAAGAGCGAGGACGAGGCATACTT CATAAGACTCTGCTCGTTCCGAAATAA
- the LOC135638747 gene encoding probable protein phosphatase 2C 30 isoform X3, translating into MVDICCGVVNCGAEAAAMRSAEPGSRGARRRRMEIRRLRFDAESEAPAVEDEPSGKRQRMDGGIAAGSAEKSGSTSGGGSSPQHTVAAPEELDLSDRFPRFGMATVCGRRRDMEDAVSIRPDFVGGDHRIPARHHFFGVFDGHGCSHVASLCKDRMHEVVAEEVETLAPCAGTPSQAWRVAMERSFARMDSEAVDGGGGGGGGGGRPSPDCRCELQPPRCEHVGSTAVVAVIGPTRIVVANCGDSRAVLCRNGAPIPISSDHKPDREDELQRIEAMGGRVIYWDGARVLGVLAMSRAIGDSYLKPYVVSEPEVTVTEREEGDECLILASDGLWDVVSNETACGIARMCLRGGGDDEEEEGGGGGDALCSDAAILLTKLALARQSADNISVVVIDLRSKPKRRRTATATATTTTTWLPCNLDAMIGWWWRKTKERGRGILYLLLLSA; encoded by the exons ATGGTGGATATCTGTTGTGGCGTGGTGAACTGCGGCGCCGAGGCGGCGGCGATGAGGTCCGCCGAGCCGGGATCGCGAGGGGCCAGGCGGCGCCGGATGGAGATCCGGCGGCTCAGGTTCGACGCGGAGTCGGAGGCACCAGCGGTGGAGGACGAACCAAGTGGAAAGCGGCAGAGGATGGACGGCGGCATCGCTGCCGGGAGCGCGGAGAAATCCGGGTCGACGTCGGGTGGGGGCTCCAGTCCCCAGCATACTGTGGCCGCGCCGGAGGAATTGGATCTGTCCGATCGTTTCCCGAGGTTCGGGATGGCGACGGTATGCGGGCGGCGGAGGGACATGGAGGACGCCGTTTCCATTCGTCCCGATTTCGTTGGGGGAGACCATCGAATACCGGCGAGGCACCATTTCTTTGGCGTCTTTGATGGCCATGGCTGCTCCCAT GTGGCCTCGCTCTGTAAGGATCGGATGCACGAGGTGGTGGCGGAGGAGGTGGAGACGCTGGCGCCGTGTGCCGGCACGCCGTCGCAGGCATGGAGGGTGGCGATGGAGAGGAGCTTCGCCCGGATGGACTCGGAGGCTGTGGACGGtggcggcggaggaggcggcggcggcgggcgaCCGAGCCCGGACTGCCGGTGCGAGCTCCAGCCGCCGAGGTGCGAGCACGTGGGGTCCACCGCCGTAGTCGCCGTCATCGGCCCTACCCGGATCGTCGTCGCCAACTGCGGCGACTCCCGCGCCGTCCTCTGCCGCAACGGCGCGCCCATCCCCATCTCCTCCGATCACAAG CCGGACCGGGAGGACGAGCTGCAGCGAATCGAAGCCATGGGGGGCCGGGTGATCTATTGGGACGGGGCGAGGGTTCTCGGAGTTCTCGCCATGTCTCGAGCCATAG GAGACAGCTATTTGAAGCCGTACGTGGTGTCGGAGCCGGAGGTGACGGTGACGGAGAGGGAGGAGGGCGACGAGTGCCTGATCCTGGCGAGCGACGGGCTGTGGGACGTGGTGAGCAATGAGACTGCCTGTGGCATCGCAAGGATGTGCCTGCGGGGGGGCGGCGAcgacgaagaggaggaaggaggcggCGGTGGTGATGCGTTGTGCTCGGACGCCGCTATATTGCTGACTAAGCTGGCCTTGGCGAGGCAGAGCGCGGATAACATCAGCGTGGTGGTCATCGACCTGCGAAGCAAGCCAAAGCGGAGGaggacggcgacggcgacggcgacgacgacgacgacttg GTTACCTTGCAACTTGGATGCCATGATTGGTTGGTGGTGGAGAAAGACGAAAGAGCGAGGACGAGGCATACTT TATTTGTTGTTGCTATCAGCATAA
- the LOC135638747 gene encoding probable protein phosphatase 2C 30 isoform X1 has translation MVDICCGVVNCGAEAAAMRSAEPGSRGARRRRMEIRRLRFDAESEAPAVEDEPSGKRQRMDGGIAAGSAEKSGSTSGGGSSPQHTVAAPEELDLSDRFPRFGMATVCGRRRDMEDAVSIRPDFVGGDHRIPARHHFFGVFDGHGCSHVASLCKDRMHEVVAEEVETLAPCAGTPSQAWRVAMERSFARMDSEAVDGGGGGGGGGGRPSPDCRCELQPPRCEHVGSTAVVAVIGPTRIVVANCGDSRAVLCRNGAPIPISSDHKPDREDELQRIEAMGGRVIYWDGARVLGVLAMSRAIGDSYLKPYVVSEPEVTVTEREEGDECLILASDGLWDVVSNETACGIARMCLRGGGDDEEEEGGGGGDALCSDAAILLTKLALARQSADNISVVVIDLRSKPKRRRTATATATTTTTWLPCNLDAMIGWWWRKTKERGRGILVSSSECTFLLFYLSIIIVDIFYLNDG, from the exons ATGGTGGATATCTGTTGTGGCGTGGTGAACTGCGGCGCCGAGGCGGCGGCGATGAGGTCCGCCGAGCCGGGATCGCGAGGGGCCAGGCGGCGCCGGATGGAGATCCGGCGGCTCAGGTTCGACGCGGAGTCGGAGGCACCAGCGGTGGAGGACGAACCAAGTGGAAAGCGGCAGAGGATGGACGGCGGCATCGCTGCCGGGAGCGCGGAGAAATCCGGGTCGACGTCGGGTGGGGGCTCCAGTCCCCAGCATACTGTGGCCGCGCCGGAGGAATTGGATCTGTCCGATCGTTTCCCGAGGTTCGGGATGGCGACGGTATGCGGGCGGCGGAGGGACATGGAGGACGCCGTTTCCATTCGTCCCGATTTCGTTGGGGGAGACCATCGAATACCGGCGAGGCACCATTTCTTTGGCGTCTTTGATGGCCATGGCTGCTCCCAT GTGGCCTCGCTCTGTAAGGATCGGATGCACGAGGTGGTGGCGGAGGAGGTGGAGACGCTGGCGCCGTGTGCCGGCACGCCGTCGCAGGCATGGAGGGTGGCGATGGAGAGGAGCTTCGCCCGGATGGACTCGGAGGCTGTGGACGGtggcggcggaggaggcggcggcggcgggcgaCCGAGCCCGGACTGCCGGTGCGAGCTCCAGCCGCCGAGGTGCGAGCACGTGGGGTCCACCGCCGTAGTCGCCGTCATCGGCCCTACCCGGATCGTCGTCGCCAACTGCGGCGACTCCCGCGCCGTCCTCTGCCGCAACGGCGCGCCCATCCCCATCTCCTCCGATCACAAG CCGGACCGGGAGGACGAGCTGCAGCGAATCGAAGCCATGGGGGGCCGGGTGATCTATTGGGACGGGGCGAGGGTTCTCGGAGTTCTCGCCATGTCTCGAGCCATAG GAGACAGCTATTTGAAGCCGTACGTGGTGTCGGAGCCGGAGGTGACGGTGACGGAGAGGGAGGAGGGCGACGAGTGCCTGATCCTGGCGAGCGACGGGCTGTGGGACGTGGTGAGCAATGAGACTGCCTGTGGCATCGCAAGGATGTGCCTGCGGGGGGGCGGCGAcgacgaagaggaggaaggaggcggCGGTGGTGATGCGTTGTGCTCGGACGCCGCTATATTGCTGACTAAGCTGGCCTTGGCGAGGCAGAGCGCGGATAACATCAGCGTGGTGGTCATCGACCTGCGAAGCAAGCCAAAGCGGAGGaggacggcgacggcgacggcgacgacgacgacgacttg GTTACCTTGCAACTTGGATGCCATGATTGGTTGGTGGTGGAGAAAGACGAAAGAGCGAGGACGAGGCATACTTGTGAGTTCGTCAGAATgcacttttttgttgttctatttGTCGATTATAATTGtcgatatattttatttaaatgatgGGTAG
- the LOC135586062 gene encoding pumilio homolog 1-like isoform X2 — protein sequence MVSSIFLCVLALANEIPVTVLPEMGVRSVIGSGGDGFGGDDLEELGMLLREQRRQEAIDRERELNIFRSGSAPPTVEGSLSAVGGLFGLEVGAGVPNMSEPKNGDSFLSEEELRSNPTYLSYYYTHVNLNPRLPPPVLSKEDWRSTHRLQAGRSVLEGIGDRRKSNRWGEQVDMSLFSQQPLFNSQEHAVESRKAPCSGNWRDNGGDGLIGLSLSRQKSFADVLQDDFASRTPISNHPSRPQSRNAYANSLEALSSADSQFSLNNQVLALGRQQTGEYVQCINGLPHGFAAVEGPSLEKSTTPDPQLVARAPSPCSSPFGLSVGADGHKDKVNLSATVESDDLIAALSHFSLSTDGAVTAANVSQSELQSELDDHRKFFFDSLANQETRSIMKNSDPHSLKSSYTDSTAGCKMEARNSSLRVNDPSEPHRSTMSSANSYVKAPLPLVASPGGSSGYYQNLESVDTAFSGSGLSAYAVNPSFPSILQNQTGTGTMNPLLGSAASASAIASLAMDTGAFGCGIFAPPSLAGLTDLQNISQIGNQSAVAAVRAQLNDPLYVQHIRAAEYTAQVAATYGDSSMERGYTGNSCADLPGIQKAHIESLLQSQKQYGIPLLGKSGSLNQGYYANPAFGLGLAYPGSPLAGQIDSPVGPGSPLRLGERSMQFPYGLRNLNGGIMGAWHFDPARNMDEHFPSSLLEEFKNNKTRCFELAEIAGHVVEFSGDQYGSRFIQQKLETATREEKNMVFEEIMPRALSLMTDVFGNYVVQKFLEHGSAAQRRELADQLNGHVLVLSLQMYGCRVIQKAIEVADLDQKKKMVLELDGHIMRCVRDQNGNHVIQKCIECVPQDAIQFIISTFYDQVVTLSTHPYGCRVIQRVLEYCDDNKTQQIVMGEILQSVCLLAQNQYGNYVVQHVLEHGKPSERSCIIKKLAGQIVQMSLQKFASNVVEKCLTFGSLEERQILVNEMLGSTDENEPLQKGGLDCRASSMPHPWHEDDIVLLPRLV from the exons ATG GTTAGTTCTATCTTTCTTTGTGTTCTTGCACTGGCCAATGAGATACCTGTGACGGTGCTGCCGGAGATGGGAGTTCGTTCTGTGATCGGAAGCGGAGGGGATGGGTTTGGCGGCGATGATTTGGAGGAACTGGGGATGCTGCTTCGGGAGCAGAGGAGGCAAGAGGCGATCGATCGAGAGAGGGAGCTGAATATCTTTCGGAGCGGCTCCGCCCCTCCCACCGTGGAGGGGTCCCTGAGTGCCGTCGGAGGGCTCTTTGGCCTGGAGGTTGGCGCCGGTGTGCCGAATATGTCGGAGCCGAAGAATGGAGATAGTTTCTTATCCGAGGAGGAGCTCCGTTCTAATCCGACTTACCTCTCTTACTACTATACTCATGTGAATCTGAATCCCCGGCTCCCACCGCCGGTGCTGTCCAAAGAGGACTGGAGGTCGACACATAGGCTTCAGGCGGGGAGATCAGTTCTCGAGGGGATTGGAGATAGAAGGAAATCGAACCGTTGGGGTGAACAGGTCGATATGTCTCTTTTCTCCCAGCAGCCACTGTTTAATTCACAGGAGCATGCTGTGGAGTCCAGGAAGGCCCCTTGCTCGGGGAATTGGCGGGATAATGGTGGAGATGGGTTGATCGGGCTTTCACTCAGTCGGCAGAAGAGCTTTGCTGATGTCCTTCAG GATGACTTTGCGAGCAGAACTCCCATATCAAACCATCCATCACGCCCGCAAAGTCGTAATGCATATGCAAATAGTCTTGAAGCATTAAGTTCTGCTGATTCCCAGTTTTCTTTAAACAATCAAGTCTTAGCTTTAGGCAGGCAGCAAACTGGTGAATACGTCCAGTGCATCAATGGACTTCCACATGGTTTTGCAGCTGTTGAAGGTCCATCCCTTGAGAAAAGCACCACTCCTGACCCTCAGCTGGTTGCAAGGGCCCCTAGTCCTTGTTCGTCACCTTTTGGTCTGAGCGTTGGTGCTGATGGCCACAAAGACAAAGTCAATCTATCGGCTACAGTTGAATCTGATGACCTTATAGCTGCATTATCACATTTTAGCTTGTCAACTGATGGTGCAGTAACTGCTGCAAATGTATCTCAATCGGAGCTTCAAAGTGAGTTGGATGATCAccggaaatttttttttgattctCTAGCCAATCAAGAAACACGCTCTATCATGAAGAACTCCGATCCACATTCGTTGAAGTCTTCGTACACTGATTCCACTGCTGGATGTAAGATGGAGGCAAGAAATTCAAGCTTGAGAGTCAATGATCCAAGCGAACCACACAGATCCACTATGTCGTCTGCCAATTCATATGTGAAAGCACCTTTACCTCTGGTTGCTAGTCCTGGTGGTTCATCTGGTTACTATCAGAACCTTGAGAGTGTAGACACAGCTTTTTCTGGAAGTGGATTGAGTGCTTATGCTGTTAATCCTTCATTTCCTTCAATCCTGCAGAATCAGACTGGCACAGGAACCATGAATCCTTTATTAGGAAGCGCTGCCTCTGCTTCAGCAATTGCATCTCTTGCTATGGACACCGGGGCTTTTGGATGTGGTATTTTTGCACCACCAAGTTTAGCTGGCCTAACGGACTTGCAAAATATCAGTCAAATTGGTAATCAATCAGCAGTAGCAGCTGTCCGAGCACAACTTAATGACCCTCTTTATGTTCAGCATATTAGGGCTGCTGAATATACTGCACAAGTTGCTGCTACCTATGGTGATTCTTCCATGGAGAGGGGTTACACAGGCAACTCTTGTGCAGATTTACCTGGTATCCAGAAAGCTCACATTGAATCATTACTTCAATCGCAGAAACAGTATGGCATCCCTCTTCTTGGCAAATCTGGGTCTCTGAATCAGGGTTACTATGCCAATCCTGCTTTTGGCCTGGGTTTAGCATATCCAGGAAGCCCTTTAGCAGGACAAATTGATTCCCCAGTTGGACCTGGCAGCCCTCTTAGGCTTGGTGAGCGCTCCATGCAGTTTCCTTACGGGTTGAGAAATCTGAATGGAGGTATCATGGGAGCTTGGCATTTTGATCCCGCTCGTAACATGGATGAACATTTTCCTTCCTCACTTTTAGAGGAGTTCAAGAACAATAAGACCAGATGCTTTGAACTTGCTGAGATTGCTGGCCACGTGGTTGAGTTTAG cggtgaccAGTATGGAAGTCGTTTTATACAGCAGAAACTTGAAACAGCTACACGCGAAGAGAAAAACATGGTTTTTGAAGAAATCATGCCCCGTGCTCTGTCTTTGATGACTGATGTTTTTGGCAATTATGTCGTACAGAAG TTTCTTGAGCATGGATCTGCAGCTCAGAGAAGAGAACTGGCTGACCAGCTTAATGGACATGTTTTGGTTCTCAGCCTTCAAATGTATGGTTGTCGGGTAATTCAAAAG GCCATAGAAGTTGCTGATTTGGACCAGAAGAAAAAAATGGTTTTGGAGCTTGATGGACACATCATGCGTTGTGTACGTGACCAGAATGGAAACCATGTTATTCAGAAATGTATAGAGTGTGTTCCCCAGGATGCAATTCAGTTCATCATATCAACCTTCTATGATCAAGTTGTGACATTATCTACTCATCCATATGGCTGTCGTGTCATACAG AGAGTCCTGGAGTATTGTGATGACAATAAGACTCAGCAGATTGTGATGGGAGAGATCTTGCAATCAGTTTGCTTGTTGGCCCAAAACCAGTATGGAAATTATGTTGTCCAG catgttttggagCATGGGAAACCTAGCGAGAGGTCTTGCATCATTAAGAAGTTAGCTGGACAGATAGTTCAGATGAGTCTGCAGAAGTTTGCCTCAAATGTTGTCGAAAAGTGTTTGACTTTTGGTAGTCTTGAGGAACGACAAATTCTGGTGAATGAGATGCTTGGTTCAACTGATGAGAATGAGCCCCTCCAG AAAGGAGGCTTGGATTGCAGAGCCAGCAGCATGCCTCATCCATGGCACGAGGATGACATTGTACTGCTGCCGAGGCTAGTGTGA
- the LOC135586062 gene encoding pumilio homolog 2-like isoform X1: protein MVSSIFLCVLALANEIPVTVLPEMGVRSVIGSGGDGFGGDDLEELGMLLREQRRQEAIDRERELNIFRSGSAPPTVEGSLSAVGGLFGLEVGAGVPNMSEPKNGDSFLSEEELRSNPTYLSYYYTHVNLNPRLPPPVLSKEDWRSTHRLQAGRSVLEGIGDRRKSNRWGEQVDMSLFSQQPLFNSQEHAVESRKAPCSGNWRDNGGDGLIGLSLSRQKSFADVLQDDFASRTPISNHPSRPQSRNAYANSLEALSSADSQFSLNNQVLALGRQQTGEYVQCINGLPHGFAAVEGPSLEKSTTPDPQLVARAPSPCSSPFGLSVGADGHKDKVNLSATVESDDLIAALSHFSLSTDGAVTAANVSQSELQSELDDHRKFFFDSLANQETRSIMKNSDPHSLKSSYTDSTAGCKMEARNSSLRVNDPSEPHRSTMSSANSYVKAPLPLVASPGGSSGYYQNLESVDTAFSGSGLSAYAVNPSFPSILQNQTGTGTMNPLLGSAASASAIASLAMDTGAFGCGIFAPPSLAGLTDLQNISQIGNQSAVAAVRAQLNDPLYVQHIRAAEYTAQVAATYGDSSMERGYTGNSCADLPGIQKAHIESLLQSQKQYGIPLLGKSGSLNQGYYANPAFGLGLAYPGSPLAGQIDSPVGPGSPLRLGERSMQFPYGLRNLNGGIMGAWHFDPARNMDEHFPSSLLEEFKNNKTRCFELAEIAGHVVEFSGDQYGSRFIQQKLETATREEKNMVFEEIMPRALSLMTDVFGNYVVQKFLEHGSAAQRRELADQLNGHVLVLSLQMYGCRVIQKAIEVADLDQKKKMVLELDGHIMRCVRDQNGNHVIQKCIECVPQDAIQFIISTFYDQVVTLSTHPYGCRVIQRVLEYCDDNKTQQIVMGEILQSVCLLAQNQYGNYVVQHVLEHGKPSERSCIIKKLAGQIVQMSLQKFASNVVEKCLTFGSLEERQILVNEMLGSTDENEPLQAMMKDQFANYVVQKVLETCDDQQRELILSRIKVHLNALKKYTYGKHIVARVEKLVAAGERRLGLQSQQHASSMARG from the exons ATG GTTAGTTCTATCTTTCTTTGTGTTCTTGCACTGGCCAATGAGATACCTGTGACGGTGCTGCCGGAGATGGGAGTTCGTTCTGTGATCGGAAGCGGAGGGGATGGGTTTGGCGGCGATGATTTGGAGGAACTGGGGATGCTGCTTCGGGAGCAGAGGAGGCAAGAGGCGATCGATCGAGAGAGGGAGCTGAATATCTTTCGGAGCGGCTCCGCCCCTCCCACCGTGGAGGGGTCCCTGAGTGCCGTCGGAGGGCTCTTTGGCCTGGAGGTTGGCGCCGGTGTGCCGAATATGTCGGAGCCGAAGAATGGAGATAGTTTCTTATCCGAGGAGGAGCTCCGTTCTAATCCGACTTACCTCTCTTACTACTATACTCATGTGAATCTGAATCCCCGGCTCCCACCGCCGGTGCTGTCCAAAGAGGACTGGAGGTCGACACATAGGCTTCAGGCGGGGAGATCAGTTCTCGAGGGGATTGGAGATAGAAGGAAATCGAACCGTTGGGGTGAACAGGTCGATATGTCTCTTTTCTCCCAGCAGCCACTGTTTAATTCACAGGAGCATGCTGTGGAGTCCAGGAAGGCCCCTTGCTCGGGGAATTGGCGGGATAATGGTGGAGATGGGTTGATCGGGCTTTCACTCAGTCGGCAGAAGAGCTTTGCTGATGTCCTTCAG GATGACTTTGCGAGCAGAACTCCCATATCAAACCATCCATCACGCCCGCAAAGTCGTAATGCATATGCAAATAGTCTTGAAGCATTAAGTTCTGCTGATTCCCAGTTTTCTTTAAACAATCAAGTCTTAGCTTTAGGCAGGCAGCAAACTGGTGAATACGTCCAGTGCATCAATGGACTTCCACATGGTTTTGCAGCTGTTGAAGGTCCATCCCTTGAGAAAAGCACCACTCCTGACCCTCAGCTGGTTGCAAGGGCCCCTAGTCCTTGTTCGTCACCTTTTGGTCTGAGCGTTGGTGCTGATGGCCACAAAGACAAAGTCAATCTATCGGCTACAGTTGAATCTGATGACCTTATAGCTGCATTATCACATTTTAGCTTGTCAACTGATGGTGCAGTAACTGCTGCAAATGTATCTCAATCGGAGCTTCAAAGTGAGTTGGATGATCAccggaaatttttttttgattctCTAGCCAATCAAGAAACACGCTCTATCATGAAGAACTCCGATCCACATTCGTTGAAGTCTTCGTACACTGATTCCACTGCTGGATGTAAGATGGAGGCAAGAAATTCAAGCTTGAGAGTCAATGATCCAAGCGAACCACACAGATCCACTATGTCGTCTGCCAATTCATATGTGAAAGCACCTTTACCTCTGGTTGCTAGTCCTGGTGGTTCATCTGGTTACTATCAGAACCTTGAGAGTGTAGACACAGCTTTTTCTGGAAGTGGATTGAGTGCTTATGCTGTTAATCCTTCATTTCCTTCAATCCTGCAGAATCAGACTGGCACAGGAACCATGAATCCTTTATTAGGAAGCGCTGCCTCTGCTTCAGCAATTGCATCTCTTGCTATGGACACCGGGGCTTTTGGATGTGGTATTTTTGCACCACCAAGTTTAGCTGGCCTAACGGACTTGCAAAATATCAGTCAAATTGGTAATCAATCAGCAGTAGCAGCTGTCCGAGCACAACTTAATGACCCTCTTTATGTTCAGCATATTAGGGCTGCTGAATATACTGCACAAGTTGCTGCTACCTATGGTGATTCTTCCATGGAGAGGGGTTACACAGGCAACTCTTGTGCAGATTTACCTGGTATCCAGAAAGCTCACATTGAATCATTACTTCAATCGCAGAAACAGTATGGCATCCCTCTTCTTGGCAAATCTGGGTCTCTGAATCAGGGTTACTATGCCAATCCTGCTTTTGGCCTGGGTTTAGCATATCCAGGAAGCCCTTTAGCAGGACAAATTGATTCCCCAGTTGGACCTGGCAGCCCTCTTAGGCTTGGTGAGCGCTCCATGCAGTTTCCTTACGGGTTGAGAAATCTGAATGGAGGTATCATGGGAGCTTGGCATTTTGATCCCGCTCGTAACATGGATGAACATTTTCCTTCCTCACTTTTAGAGGAGTTCAAGAACAATAAGACCAGATGCTTTGAACTTGCTGAGATTGCTGGCCACGTGGTTGAGTTTAG cggtgaccAGTATGGAAGTCGTTTTATACAGCAGAAACTTGAAACAGCTACACGCGAAGAGAAAAACATGGTTTTTGAAGAAATCATGCCCCGTGCTCTGTCTTTGATGACTGATGTTTTTGGCAATTATGTCGTACAGAAG TTTCTTGAGCATGGATCTGCAGCTCAGAGAAGAGAACTGGCTGACCAGCTTAATGGACATGTTTTGGTTCTCAGCCTTCAAATGTATGGTTGTCGGGTAATTCAAAAG GCCATAGAAGTTGCTGATTTGGACCAGAAGAAAAAAATGGTTTTGGAGCTTGATGGACACATCATGCGTTGTGTACGTGACCAGAATGGAAACCATGTTATTCAGAAATGTATAGAGTGTGTTCCCCAGGATGCAATTCAGTTCATCATATCAACCTTCTATGATCAAGTTGTGACATTATCTACTCATCCATATGGCTGTCGTGTCATACAG AGAGTCCTGGAGTATTGTGATGACAATAAGACTCAGCAGATTGTGATGGGAGAGATCTTGCAATCAGTTTGCTTGTTGGCCCAAAACCAGTATGGAAATTATGTTGTCCAG catgttttggagCATGGGAAACCTAGCGAGAGGTCTTGCATCATTAAGAAGTTAGCTGGACAGATAGTTCAGATGAGTCTGCAGAAGTTTGCCTCAAATGTTGTCGAAAAGTGTTTGACTTTTGGTAGTCTTGAGGAACGACAAATTCTGGTGAATGAGATGCTTGGTTCAACTGATGAGAATGAGCCCCTCCAG GCCATGATGAAAGATCAGTTTGCTAACTACGTTGTACAGAAAGTACTGGAGACTTGTGATGATCAGCAACGTGAGTTGATTCTCTCACGGATAAAGGTCCACTTGAACGCTCTGAAGAAATATACTTACGGAAAGcatatagttgctcgtgtagaaaAACTTGTTGCCGCAGGGG AAAGGAGGCTTGGATTGCAGAGCCAGCAGCATGCCTCATCCATGGCACGAGGATGA